From the Bombus pascuorum chromosome 7, iyBomPasc1.1, whole genome shotgun sequence genome, one window contains:
- the LOC132908677 gene encoding large ribosomal subunit protein uL14m has product MPIHGTLCNIVSRNVSTSTICNQIIKLTRLRVVDNSEIGKQAMMEGKPPRCIHVYNKTGVGYIGDRVLVAIKGEKKKGILVGLKQRQNPKIPRFDSNNIVLIDDSGTPLGTRIYVPIPHILRTIMKNKTHSKGADYTKLLAIATKFV; this is encoded by the exons atgCCTATACATGGTACGCTATGCAATATTGTATCCAGAAATGTTTCTACATCGACGATATgtaatcaaataataaaattgacaaGATTAAGAGTTGTGGACAATAGTGAAATTGGAAAGCAGGCTATGATGGAAGGAAAACCACCACGTTGTATTcatgtttataataaaacaggaGTTGGTTATATAG GGGACAGAGTATTAGTTGCCATAAAAggtgagaaaaagaaaggtatATTGGTTGGTTTGAAACAACGTCAAAATCCCAAAATACCAAGATTTGACAGCAATAATATAGTTCTCATAGATGACAGTGGAACACCTTTAGGTACTAGGATCTATGTACCAATTCCTCATATCCTAAGAACaatcatgaaaaataaaacacacaGCAAAGGTGCAGATTATACAAAATTGCTAGCTATTGCcacaaaatttgtataa
- the LOC132908675 gene encoding small ribosomal subunit protein bS1m, producing the protein MNKVRYHQRAIKQLYLAYAPRISSLFVRNYCIEGKSDETITNAKGQDNTDQDLETIDSKLIAQSIDNIEIEKNLVVPKRNTFTWLLRHSKFIDLGDPEEKVVVGEIFHIVDNDLYIDFGWKFHCVCPRPHKNSIQYIRGSQVKLLIKNLELSSRFLGASSDLTLLEADCVLLGLAQSPPKLQ; encoded by the exons ATGAATAAGGTTCGATATCATCAAAGAgcaattaaacaattatatcTCGCTTACGCACCTCGAATCAGTTCACTGTTCGTCCGAAATTATTGTATAGAAGGAAAAAGTGACGAAACTATAACAAATGCGAAGGGACAAGACAATACTGACCAAGATTTAGAAACTATTGATTCCAAATTAATTGCTCAATCGAttgataatattgaaattgagAAGAATTTAGTGGTTCCAAAACGCAATACTTTCACTTGGTTACTTCGACATTCGAAATTTATagac CTAGGAGATCCTGAAGAAAAAGTAGTTGTGGGAGAAATTTTTCACATTGTTGATAATGACTTATACATTGACTTTGGATGGAAATTTCATTGTGTTTGCCCAAGGCCTCACAAAAATTCTAT tcAATATATCAGAGGTTCGCAGgttaaattgttaataaagaATTTAGAATTGTCTTCGCGATTTTTAGGAGCATCTTCTGATTTAACACTCTTAGAAGCAGATTGCGTTCTTCTTGGTTTAGCACAATCTCCACCGAAATTACAGTAA